In Candidatus Hadarchaeales archaeon, one DNA window encodes the following:
- a CDS encoding deoxyhypusine synthase: protein MKGRAVKDLRISSRTGIKELIEQFSSCGGFNAQLLAQGVEILKEMLSDKECLKMLSFPACLMATGTRGVIRDFVKEGFFDLVLTTCGTLDHDLARSYGEYYHGSFHVDDGELRKKGINRLGNVFIPDSSYGILIEEKMREFLEKVYLSGKREFSTYELCWELGRWIGKEESFLYWCYKRKVPVIVPGIIDGAVGYQLWAFCQDHDFRINTMKDEDLLSERIWSSKRTGGLIVGGGISKHHLIWWAQFKGGLSYAVYLTTAHEYDGSLSGARTHEAISWGKIGRKAKHITVEGDATICLPLILGALKGG, encoded by the coding sequence ATGAAAGGGCGAGCCGTGAAGGATCTCAGGATTTCCTCGCGCACAGGGATAAAGGAACTCATAGAACAGTTTAGCTCCTGTGGTGGCTTCAACGCCCAGCTCCTAGCCCAAGGTGTGGAGATCCTGAAGGAGATGCTTTCCGACAAGGAATGTCTGAAGATGCTCTCCTTCCCAGCCTGTCTGATGGCCACGGGAACCAGAGGCGTGATAAGGGATTTCGTGAAGGAGGGATTCTTCGATCTGGTCCTCACCACCTGCGGAACCCTTGACCATGACCTAGCGAGGAGCTACGGGGAGTATTATCATGGAAGCTTCCACGTGGACGATGGGGAGTTGAGGAAGAAGGGGATAAACAGGTTAGGAAATGTTTTCATACCCGATTCCTCCTATGGGATACTCATAGAAGAAAAAATGAGGGAATTCTTGGAAAAGGTTTACCTATCGGGGAAGAGGGAATTTTCCACTTACGAGCTCTGCTGGGAGTTGGGGAGATGGATAGGGAAGGAAGAATCCTTCCTCTACTGGTGTTACAAGAGAAAAGTTCCCGTCATCGTACCCGGGATAATCGATGGTGCCGTGGGTTACCAGCTCTGGGCCTTTTGCCAAGATCATGATTTCAGGATCAACACCATGAAGGATGAAGATCTCCTCTCCGAAAGGATTTGGTCTTCCAAGAGGACTGGGGGACTCATCGTGGGGGGAGGGATAAGCAAGCATCACCTGATCTGGTGGGCGCAGTTCAAGGGGGGATTGAGCTATGCGGTCTACCTCACTACGGCCCACGAATACGATGGGAGTCTTTCGGGGGCTAGAACCCATGAAGCCATTTCTTGGGGGAAAATAGGAAGGAAGGCCAAACACATCACGGTAGAGGGAGATGCCACTATCTGTCTTCCGCTCATCTTAGGGGCCCTCAAGGGAGGGTAG
- the rpl12p gene encoding 50S ribosomal protein P1, which translates to MEYVHAVMLLHAAGKKPDEESLTNVLKAAGIEVNEARVKALLSALEGINIDEVLKSASTVAVAPVAQTAPAPPKVEEKKEEKKEEEKKEEEAMAGLAALFG; encoded by the coding sequence ATGGAATACGTACATGCCGTGATGCTCCTGCATGCGGCCGGTAAGAAGCCAGATGAGGAGAGTCTAACGAACGTGCTCAAGGCTGCGGGCATAGAAGTAAACGAAGCTAGGGTGAAGGCGCTCCTCTCCGCTTTGGAAGGGATAAACATCGATGAGGTCCTGAAAAGTGCCTCCACAGTGGCCGTTGCTCCTGTGGCCCAAACGGCTCCTGCTCCCCCCAAAGTAGAGGAGAAGAAGGAAGAGAAGAAAGAGGAAGAGAAGAAGGAAGAAGAAGCCATGGCTGGGCTGGCTGCCCTCTTCGGCTGA
- a CDS encoding 50S ribosomal protein L10 yields the protein MKRTTYPSWKVETLKKLKEKILSSKVVGVLDFEGFPAPLFQRIREKLRGKAEILVARNTLIKLALSEASKERKGLEKLSEHVKGQSALVFTDLPPLKLNRLIKEERERAPPKPGRVASTDVIIKAGETDFPPGPIVSELQRVGVKAKVQAGKVVVSEDFTVVKRGEVITREIADLLSKIGIEPVELILKLRAAYEGGLIFSGELLELDEEVVSSELRKAHEEALTLALALDYPTKFTMPHLLLKSHTKALALARSLSPIFLTKETVSELLIQAHLQALYLSSQVEGKGS from the coding sequence ATGAAAAGAACCACCTATCCTTCTTGGAAAGTGGAGACCCTGAAGAAATTGAAGGAGAAAATTCTCTCCTCGAAGGTGGTGGGGGTCCTAGACTTCGAGGGCTTTCCTGCCCCCCTCTTCCAAAGGATCAGGGAAAAGTTGAGGGGAAAGGCCGAAATCTTGGTGGCTAGGAATACCCTCATCAAGTTGGCCCTTTCCGAGGCCTCAAAGGAGAGGAAAGGACTGGAGAAACTTTCAGAGCACGTAAAAGGTCAGAGCGCCCTTGTCTTCACAGACCTTCCACCCCTTAAGCTCAACCGCCTCATCAAAGAGGAAAGGGAAAGGGCTCCACCCAAGCCTGGGAGGGTCGCTTCCACCGACGTCATCATCAAAGCCGGAGAAACGGACTTTCCTCCCGGACCCATCGTCAGCGAACTTCAAAGGGTGGGAGTGAAGGCCAAAGTGCAAGCAGGAAAGGTGGTGGTTTCCGAGGACTTCACGGTGGTGAAAAGGGGAGAAGTGATAACGAGGGAAATCGCAGACCTTCTCTCCAAGATAGGGATAGAACCGGTGGAACTCATCCTCAAGCTCAGAGCGGCATATGAAGGGGGTCTGATCTTTTCCGGGGAATTGTTGGAATTGGATGAAGAAGTGGTTTCCAGCGAGCTCAGGAAGGCCCATGAGGAGGCCCTCACCCTCGCCCTTGCCTTGGATTATCCAACCAAGTTCACCATGCCTCATCTACTCCTGAAATCCCACACGAAGGCCCTAGCCCTAGCCCGTTCCCTTTCCCCAATCTTCCTCACCAAGGAAACCGTTTCCGAGCTCCTGATTCAGGCCCATCTGCAAGCCCTCTACCTTTCCTCTCAAGTAGAGGGGAAAGGTTCATAA
- a CDS encoding 50S ribosomal protein L1 yields the protein MISKEALKEAIKQAKENGKGRKFKQGIEIQISLENLDLKKTEERISFEAFLPHGTGKTRRIVVFAEGEMALKAKEAGADLVLSREELEELGKNPKKVKKLAKEYDLFLAQPDLMPLVGRLLGRILGPRDKIPRPLPPNVNLQQVLQRYRKLLFLRTRDQLAIRARIGDEGMPDEQVAENALSVLEALETALQKGKGRIKAVYLKTTMGKPVKLEVRR from the coding sequence ATGATTTCCAAAGAGGCACTTAAAGAAGCCATAAAGCAGGCAAAGGAAAACGGAAAGGGGAGAAAGTTCAAGCAGGGAATAGAAATCCAAATAAGCTTAGAAAATCTGGACTTGAAGAAGACCGAAGAAAGGATTTCCTTCGAGGCTTTTCTCCCCCATGGCACCGGAAAGACCAGAAGGATTGTCGTTTTTGCGGAAGGTGAGATGGCCCTGAAGGCCAAGGAAGCAGGGGCAGACCTTGTACTCTCCAGGGAAGAACTGGAAGAATTGGGCAAAAATCCCAAAAAGGTCAAAAAACTGGCAAAGGAATACGATCTCTTTTTAGCCCAACCCGACCTCATGCCTCTGGTCGGAAGGTTGCTGGGACGTATCCTCGGTCCAAGGGATAAGATTCCGAGACCTCTACCCCCTAACGTAAACCTCCAGCAAGTCCTACAGAGATATCGAAAGCTCCTCTTTCTCAGGACCAGGGACCAGCTCGCCATTAGGGCCAGAATAGGGGATGAAGGAATGCCCGATGAACAAGTGGCTGAAAACGCCCTCAGTGTACTGGAGGCTTTGGAGACCGCCCTCCAAAAGGGAAAAGGTCGCATCAAAGCCGTCTATCTGAAGACCACCATGGGCAAACCCGTAAAGCTGGAGGTGAGGAGATGA
- a CDS encoding 50S ribosomal protein L11 — MKARIKLLVEGGKANPGPPLGPALGPLGVNVGQVVQKINQATAKFSGMKVPVILTVDRKTKEFQIEVGSPPVSVLIKKELGIEKGAKTAGKEVVGNLTLSQVIKIAKEKGGDLKKKVKEVLGTCKSMGVTVEGKDPREVQREIDEGKYEEELK, encoded by the coding sequence ATGAAGGCTAGGATAAAGCTACTGGTAGAAGGAGGAAAGGCCAATCCAGGACCCCCCCTTGGCCCAGCCCTGGGACCCCTAGGGGTCAACGTGGGGCAGGTAGTTCAGAAAATAAACCAAGCTACCGCAAAGTTCAGTGGCATGAAAGTACCCGTCATCCTTACCGTGGACAGAAAAACGAAGGAATTCCAGATAGAAGTGGGCTCTCCTCCCGTCTCGGTCCTAATAAAAAAGGAGCTGGGGATAGAAAAGGGAGCTAAAACTGCGGGTAAGGAAGTGGTTGGCAACCTTACCCTTTCCCAAGTCATCAAGATAGCCAAGGAGAAAGGTGGAGACCTTAAGAAGAAGGTGAAGGAGGTACTGGGAACTTGCAAGAGCATGGGGGTGACCGTTGAAGGTAAAGATCCGAGGGAAGTCCAAAGGGAGATCGACGAAGGCAAATACGAGGAGGAGCTGAAATGA
- a CDS encoding transcription elongation factor Spt5 → MEEEKEEAQRSSIYAIRVTVGQEKNTADVIIAHAKKQNLPILAVMAPANLSGYLFVEAYGRSSVEKARAGVKHARGMVSGELSIEELEQYLFPKPPVTRMEVGDLVEICSGPFKGERARIVQVDREKEEVTVEFFEATVPIPVTVKSEAVKVIQKKGAEGEQSP, encoded by the coding sequence TTGGAAGAAGAAAAGGAAGAGGCCCAGCGGTCATCCATCTATGCCATAAGGGTCACGGTAGGTCAAGAAAAGAATACTGCTGATGTGATCATCGCTCACGCCAAAAAACAGAACCTTCCCATCCTAGCCGTGATGGCTCCTGCCAACCTCTCAGGTTATCTCTTCGTCGAAGCATACGGAAGGAGCTCCGTGGAAAAAGCCAGGGCAGGGGTAAAGCATGCCAGGGGGATGGTCTCTGGAGAGCTTTCCATAGAAGAACTGGAGCAATATCTCTTTCCCAAACCTCCCGTAACGAGGATGGAGGTGGGAGACTTGGTAGAAATCTGTTCAGGACCCTTTAAGGGGGAGAGGGCGAGGATTGTACAGGTGGATAGGGAGAAAGAGGAAGTGACGGTTGAGTTCTTCGAAGCCACCGTACCCATACCCGTGACCGTCAAGTCAGAAGCTGTAAAGGTGATACAGAAAAAGGGTGCCGAAGGAGAACAATCCCCATAG
- a CDS encoding protein translocase SEC61 complex subunit gamma: MSTKLSEIRRVLLVARKPNQEEFTEASKVTGVGILLIGMVGFLIMAISRLLLGGA, from the coding sequence ATGAGCACCAAACTGAGCGAAATAAGGCGTGTTCTCCTGGTAGCTAGGAAACCGAACCAAGAGGAATTCACTGAAGCCTCGAAAGTTACTGGAGTGGGGATTTTGCTTATCGGAATGGTGGGCTTTCTCATCATGGCCATCAGCAGGCTTCTGTTGGGGGGTGCCTAA
- the ftsZ gene encoding cell division protein FtsZ yields MSAPSFVDSVKPGIEIGREKKPAKRGYTDQELKEIHEKAAVKILVVGCGGSGGNTLSRMMEVGIYGAETIAINTDAQDLLYTLADRKILIGKQTTGGMGAGADPAKGEQAAREDEDLIKDHLYGADMVFITCGLGGGTGTGAAPVVAEIARKLNALTVAVVTLPFRVEGNRRMLNARQGLERLKQNVDAMIVIPNDKLLELAPALPMGAAFKVADEIIMNAVKGITETITKPGLINLDFADLKTVLKDSGTALIGIGESDTENRAEEAVEEAIHSPLLEVDISGGKRALINVVGGPSLTLSEAGIVFGKVSEVLDPDALVICGAQISEEMKNNLRVLLVVTGVYSPHSQPKPPTPKLKPEQIDLGLKRI; encoded by the coding sequence ATGAGTGCTCCATCCTTTGTAGACTCTGTCAAACCAGGCATAGAAATAGGAAGGGAGAAAAAACCTGCCAAGAGAGGGTACACAGACCAGGAACTCAAGGAAATCCACGAAAAGGCTGCGGTAAAAATCCTTGTGGTGGGATGTGGAGGAAGTGGAGGAAATACCCTCTCCAGAATGATGGAAGTAGGAATTTATGGGGCCGAAACCATTGCGATCAACACGGACGCCCAAGACCTCCTCTACACTTTAGCCGATCGCAAGATCCTCATAGGTAAACAAACTACCGGTGGAATGGGGGCAGGAGCGGACCCTGCAAAGGGGGAGCAGGCTGCCAGGGAGGACGAAGATTTGATAAAAGATCACCTGTACGGAGCCGACATGGTTTTCATCACTTGCGGGTTGGGTGGAGGTACGGGAACGGGTGCCGCGCCGGTCGTGGCGGAAATAGCTAGAAAACTCAACGCCCTAACGGTTGCCGTGGTAACCTTGCCTTTCAGGGTGGAGGGAAACAGAAGAATGCTCAACGCGAGGCAGGGTTTGGAAAGGCTGAAGCAGAACGTGGATGCCATGATCGTCATCCCCAACGACAAGCTCTTGGAATTGGCTCCGGCCCTACCCATGGGGGCTGCCTTCAAAGTAGCCGATGAAATCATCATGAATGCCGTAAAGGGAATAACGGAAACTATAACCAAGCCAGGTCTTATCAACTTGGACTTCGCCGACTTGAAAACCGTTTTAAAGGATAGCGGTACCGCGCTTATAGGAATAGGAGAATCCGATACCGAAAACAGGGCTGAAGAAGCCGTGGAAGAGGCCATCCACAGTCCCTTGCTGGAAGTCGACATTTCGGGGGGCAAAAGGGCCCTGATCAACGTGGTAGGTGGACCCAGCCTTACCCTCAGCGAAGCCGGGATAGTCTTCGGCAAGGTTTCTGAGGTGCTGGACCCCGATGCCCTGGTGATATGCGGCGCCCAAATTTCCGAAGAAATGAAGAATAACTTGAGGGTGTTGTTGGTAGTGACGGGAGTCTATTCTCCCCATTCCCAGCCCAAGCCACCCACCCCCAAACTAAAACCAGAGCAAATAGATCTAGGGTTGAAGAGGATATGA
- a CDS encoding D-aminoacyl-tRNA deacylase: MTSRERTWVSRLLLAPLEDPAAQNICRHLLKSYPFQKRGEVYYYGKLALLFSEENPLEMRFLPFPVEEVIILSRHVSISGVPTLSVHVPGEPQREKLAFAKPETVGSILRSLQEAKEEMNLPHQVCLEATHHGPTDLSVPVTFVEIGSTREEWTKEEAGKAVAKAVLSPPGECLRAIGVGGPHYAPRHTETVLKTKYWIGHLLPKYVTFTEGLLKQALSRTQGGADLVLSDEDGLNSEQKKIVSETCRKLGVTKLTVKRSLSQKL; encoded by the coding sequence ATGACTTCACGAGAAAGGACTTGGGTCTCCAGGCTCCTTCTAGCCCCGCTGGAAGATCCAGCTGCCCAAAACATCTGCCGCCATCTCCTCAAATCTTACCCCTTCCAAAAACGGGGAGAAGTATATTATTATGGGAAACTCGCTCTCCTTTTCTCGGAGGAAAACCCGCTGGAGATGAGGTTCCTCCCCTTTCCCGTCGAGGAGGTGATAATCCTCTCAAGACATGTCAGCATCTCAGGAGTACCTACCCTTTCGGTACATGTTCCAGGAGAACCCCAAAGGGAAAAGCTGGCGTTTGCTAAACCTGAAACGGTGGGATCGATTCTGCGCTCTCTCCAGGAGGCAAAGGAAGAAATGAACCTTCCCCACCAAGTCTGTTTAGAGGCCACCCATCACGGTCCCACCGATCTGAGCGTCCCAGTAACTTTCGTGGAGATAGGCAGCACCAGAGAAGAGTGGACCAAAGAAGAGGCTGGAAAAGCCGTGGCGAAAGCCGTTCTTTCCCCTCCTGGAGAATGCTTGAGGGCAATAGGAGTGGGAGGACCACATTACGCACCTAGACACACCGAAACCGTCCTCAAAACCAAGTACTGGATAGGTCATCTCCTTCCAAAATATGTGACCTTCACGGAAGGGCTCTTGAAACAAGCCCTCTCTAGAACTCAAGGAGGAGCCGATTTAGTCCTCTCGGACGAAGACGGTCTAAACTCGGAACAGAAAAAAATAGTAAGCGAAACGTGTAGGAAATTGGGAGTGACGAAGCTCACGGTAAAACGCTCTCTTTCTCAAAAGCTTTAA
- the acs gene encoding acetate--CoA ligase: protein MALALPPELQRMIDLGRKNPEKLWGEVAEELHWFEKYKKVFEKEKYPFFKWFVGGTTNISYNCLDRHVERGKGDKPSLIWESAETGENRTFTYRKLLEEVKRFASALRALGVKKGDRVTLYMPMVPEAAVGIFACLRIGAIYSPVFAGFGYHALAERIADADPKVVLTADLAYRRGTTIRLKEILDRALEFPNHVEKVIILKRGEGGAITKPERDLYWEEALKLGKRENAELVPMEANEPAFILYTSGTTAKPKGALHNHGGYQVYVYAMGKWVYGLEEKDIWFCLSDIGWIVGSSYVLFGPLLVGATTLMYEGTPDYPSPDILWKLVEKHRVTKMWVSPTLIRTLMKYGEELPSKYDLSSLKFVASAGEPLNPAAWEWLQKKVLKDRAPVVDHMWQTETGGPIVGNPYGISLLPIKPGSATIPLPGVEGEVVDEKGNPVPPGVEGIFVVKKPFPGLIQTLWRAEGRYVEEYWNRIPPYYYTGDAAKKDEDGYIWFIARTDEVIKISGHRIGAIEVESALLTHPAVAEAAVVGMPDPIRKEVACAFVVLKSGFSPSDALKEEIREKVRNLMGPLVVFGGFFFVNRLPKTRSGKIMRRLLKALLSNQPLGDYSTIEDPAVVDELRNLLQQGR, encoded by the coding sequence ATGGCTCTGGCACTTCCACCCGAACTCCAAAGAATGATAGATCTAGGCAGAAAAAACCCAGAGAAGCTTTGGGGAGAGGTCGCCGAAGAGCTTCACTGGTTCGAGAAGTACAAAAAAGTCTTCGAGAAGGAAAAATATCCTTTCTTCAAGTGGTTCGTAGGTGGAACCACCAACATTTCTTACAACTGTTTGGACCGCCATGTGGAAAGGGGAAAGGGTGATAAACCCTCACTGATTTGGGAGTCTGCCGAAACGGGAGAAAATCGGACCTTCACCTATAGGAAGCTTCTGGAAGAGGTAAAGAGGTTCGCCTCCGCTTTGAGGGCCTTAGGGGTAAAGAAAGGGGATAGGGTAACCCTTTACATGCCCATGGTACCCGAAGCCGCAGTGGGCATCTTTGCTTGTCTCAGGATAGGCGCCATTTATTCGCCCGTTTTTGCGGGCTTCGGTTATCATGCGCTTGCAGAGAGAATAGCTGATGCCGATCCCAAGGTAGTATTAACCGCCGATTTAGCCTATCGGAGGGGAACCACCATACGCCTGAAGGAAATTTTGGACAGGGCTTTGGAGTTTCCCAACCATGTGGAGAAGGTAATAATCCTGAAAAGGGGTGAGGGGGGAGCCATTACCAAACCAGAAAGGGATCTGTACTGGGAAGAAGCCCTCAAGCTTGGGAAAAGGGAAAATGCGGAACTCGTTCCCATGGAAGCCAATGAACCTGCTTTCATCCTATATACCTCCGGAACCACCGCAAAACCTAAGGGAGCTTTGCACAACCATGGAGGGTATCAAGTTTACGTGTACGCCATGGGGAAATGGGTGTATGGTCTGGAGGAAAAGGACATCTGGTTCTGCCTTTCAGACATTGGATGGATCGTTGGATCTAGCTACGTGCTTTTTGGACCGTTGCTGGTAGGTGCCACCACTCTGATGTACGAGGGCACCCCCGATTATCCTTCCCCCGACATCCTTTGGAAATTGGTAGAAAAACACAGGGTAACGAAAATGTGGGTTTCACCCACACTCATCAGAACCCTCATGAAGTATGGGGAGGAACTCCCCTCCAAGTATGACCTAAGTTCCCTCAAGTTCGTGGCCTCGGCGGGCGAACCTCTCAATCCTGCAGCCTGGGAATGGTTACAGAAGAAAGTGCTGAAAGATAGGGCACCGGTGGTAGACCACATGTGGCAAACCGAAACCGGTGGACCGATTGTGGGCAATCCCTACGGTATCTCCCTCCTCCCCATCAAACCCGGATCAGCGACCATCCCCCTACCCGGAGTGGAAGGGGAAGTGGTGGACGAGAAGGGAAATCCCGTACCCCCCGGAGTGGAAGGAATCTTTGTGGTGAAAAAACCCTTTCCGGGTCTCATCCAAACCCTTTGGAGGGCGGAAGGAAGATACGTGGAAGAATATTGGAATAGGATCCCTCCCTATTACTACACGGGGGATGCTGCCAAGAAGGACGAAGACGGATACATTTGGTTCATTGCCAGAACGGACGAGGTAATAAAGATTTCAGGGCATAGAATAGGGGCCATAGAAGTGGAAAGTGCTCTCCTCACCCATCCCGCGGTGGCGGAAGCTGCCGTGGTGGGAATGCCAGACCCCATCAGAAAGGAAGTGGCCTGTGCCTTTGTGGTGCTCAAAAGCGGTTTTTCTCCCTCGGATGCCCTCAAGGAGGAGATAAGGGAGAAGGTGAGGAACTTGATGGGTCCGCTTGTGGTTTTCGGTGGTTTCTTCTTCGTGAACAGGTTGCCCAAAACCAGGAGCGGCAAGATCATGAGAAGGCTACTAAAAGCCCTTCTCTCCAACCAACCCCTAGGAGATTACTCTACTATTGAGGATCCAGCCGTGGTGGATGAACTCAGGAACCTCCTGCAACAGGGAAGATGA
- a CDS encoding L-threonylcarbamoyladenylate synthase, with the protein MKTIVLKVDPVNPEPEKIALAAKKLREGGLVAFPTETVYGLGADALNPKAILHLFEAKKRPPDNPPIVHIGDQGELYLLAREVPSEAKKLAEKFWPGPLTLVLKRSLSVPSITTCGLETIAIRMPKHEVALALIRRSGTPIAAPSANLAGRPSPTRAEHVLEDLGGRIDLILDAGPTPIGVESTVLDLTVQPPQILRPGGIPKEALEEVLGEVAFHPSVLLEKEPEIKEAKSPGMKYRHYAPKAEMWVVEGEPQAVEKELRRLSEELRKKGKKVGILATKETLSGCSADATSSLGKRGDLEEAARRLFGALRELDTQGVEIILAEGMPLKGLGVALANRLRKASGYRIIKV; encoded by the coding sequence ATGAAAACGATAGTCCTGAAGGTGGATCCGGTAAACCCTGAGCCGGAGAAGATAGCCCTAGCCGCCAAGAAGCTTAGGGAAGGTGGGCTAGTGGCCTTTCCCACCGAAACAGTGTACGGACTGGGGGCAGATGCCCTGAACCCCAAAGCCATACTCCACCTTTTCGAAGCCAAAAAAAGACCCCCCGACAACCCACCAATCGTGCACATTGGGGACCAAGGGGAACTTTATCTGTTGGCGAGGGAAGTTCCTTCCGAAGCCAAGAAACTGGCTGAGAAGTTCTGGCCAGGGCCTCTCACCCTTGTTCTGAAACGCTCCCTTTCCGTCCCCTCCATCACCACCTGTGGGCTGGAAACCATAGCCATACGCATGCCCAAACATGAAGTAGCCCTAGCCCTCATCCGCAGGAGCGGAACACCCATAGCAGCACCAAGCGCCAACTTAGCGGGAAGACCCAGTCCCACCAGAGCCGAACATGTATTAGAGGATCTAGGGGGTAGAATAGACCTAATTCTAGATGCAGGACCCACTCCCATAGGCGTGGAGTCGACGGTACTTGACCTAACGGTCCAACCGCCCCAAATCCTCCGACCAGGAGGAATCCCCAAGGAGGCCCTAGAAGAAGTGTTGGGAGAAGTGGCTTTCCATCCTTCCGTGCTATTGGAAAAAGAACCGGAAATAAAAGAGGCCAAGTCTCCGGGCATGAAGTATAGACACTATGCTCCCAAAGCAGAGATGTGGGTGGTAGAAGGCGAACCTCAAGCCGTGGAGAAAGAGCTGAGAAGACTTTCTGAGGAACTCAGAAAAAAGGGTAAGAAAGTGGGGATTTTAGCCACGAAAGAGACCCTTTCTGGGTGTAGCGCGGATGCAACCTCTTCGCTGGGAAAAAGGGGTGATTTGGAAGAGGCTGCCAGAAGGCTTTTCGGAGCCCTAAGGGAGTTGGATACCCAAGGCGTGGAAATCATTTTGGCAGAAGGAATGCCCCTGAAGGGGCTGGGAGTGGCGCTGGCAAATAGGCTGAGGAAGGCCTCGGGATATAGGATCATAAAGGTCTGA
- a CDS encoding rhomboid family intramembrane serine protease: MKPFLVSQGKELYTLFTSMFLHGGFLHIGGNMLYLWIFGDNIEDAFGRKKFLIFYFLCGLAASLSHLLSNPSSTIPAIGASGAISGVLGAYLVLYPRAKVLTAVMYFYFIRVIKIPAFFFLGFWFILQALSASLFLVAGAPSEVAYWAHIGGFLAGAVMALPKRGSRRG; encoded by the coding sequence ATGAAACCCTTTTTGGTATCCCAAGGCAAGGAACTTTATACTCTTTTCACCTCCATGTTCCTCCATGGTGGCTTCCTCCATATAGGAGGGAACATGCTCTACCTCTGGATTTTCGGGGACAATATAGAGGACGCCTTCGGCAGAAAGAAGTTCTTGATCTTTTATTTCCTCTGCGGGCTTGCGGCTTCCCTCTCACACCTCCTTTCCAATCCCTCCTCAACCATTCCAGCCATAGGAGCCTCAGGAGCCATTTCAGGAGTTTTGGGTGCCTATCTTGTCCTTTATCCCAGGGCTAAGGTGCTCACCGCCGTCATGTACTTCTACTTCATCAGGGTGATCAAGATTCCGGCCTTTTTCTTTTTGGGCTTTTGGTTCATACTCCAAGCCCTCAGCGCCTCCCTTTTTCTGGTGGCGGGGGCTCCTTCCGAAGTGGCATATTGGGCCCACATAGGGGGATTCCTAGCCGGTGCGGTGATGGCACTCCCCAAGAGGGGTTCCCGGCGGGGTTAA
- a CDS encoding pyrimidine dimer DNA glycosylase/endonuclease V, which produces MRLWSLSPKYLDARGLVALWREGLLAKGILEGRLKGYSKHPQLLRFRRYKDPPVLINAYLYQVYLEAERRGYEFDVSKIKPLVLEKEVPVTRGQLGFEFLHLLEKIRKRDRKKFEEVKKVPLDKVEPHPVFKVVEGGIEEWEKSIQKGGPGGI; this is translated from the coding sequence GTGAGGTTGTGGTCACTTAGTCCCAAGTATTTGGATGCGAGGGGATTGGTTGCCCTTTGGAGGGAGGGCCTTTTGGCCAAGGGAATTTTGGAGGGCCGCTTAAAGGGCTACAGCAAACATCCGCAATTGCTGAGGTTCAGAAGGTATAAAGATCCCCCCGTTTTGATCAATGCCTATCTCTACCAGGTGTATTTGGAAGCCGAGAGAAGGGGCTACGAGTTCGATGTTTCCAAGATAAAGCCTCTGGTTTTGGAAAAGGAAGTGCCGGTAACTAGGGGGCAACTGGGGTTTGAGTTTTTGCATCTGTTGGAGAAGATTCGGAAAAGGGACAGGAAAAAATTCGAGGAGGTAAAGAAAGTACCCTTGGACAAGGTGGAACCACATCCCGTTTTCAAGGTGGTAGAGGGAGGAATAGAGGAGTGGGAAAAATCCATTCAAAAAGGTGGACCGGGCGGGATTTGA
- a CDS encoding LSm family protein encodes MGAQRPMDLLNRALGSSVLVSLKGGREFRGKLAGFDVHVNLVLEDAEELQNGEPTRRFGTMMIRGDNVVYISPAE; translated from the coding sequence ATGGGAGCACAAAGGCCAATGGACCTGCTGAACCGTGCTCTGGGGTCCTCGGTACTGGTGAGTCTCAAAGGAGGACGGGAATTCCGGGGTAAGCTGGCTGGTTTCGATGTCCATGTTAACCTAGTGCTAGAGGATGCAGAGGAGCTCCAGAACGGTGAACCAACGAGAAGATTTGGAACTATGATGATAAGAGGGGACAACGTAGTTTACATCTCCCCTGCGGAGTGA
- a CDS encoding DUF1947 domain-containing protein yields the protein MVRRYCLRKSEIRELKERVEKELGLEVEGKRFEVMEEKGRRLILVDSSLSLLEEGGKIFPFLGWADRLKRKVVVDMGAVPHLARGADVMSPGVVRVEGEIKPGEIVAVVDERHGKALAVGEALVAGGEMMGRKGKVVRNLHHVGDAIWKLAGGGT from the coding sequence ATGGTAAGGAGGTACTGTCTGAGGAAGTCGGAAATCAGGGAACTAAAAGAAAGGGTGGAGAAAGAATTGGGTCTGGAAGTGGAGGGAAAAAGGTTTGAAGTTATGGAGGAGAAAGGGAGGAGGCTGATCTTGGTAGACAGTTCCCTTTCTTTACTGGAGGAAGGTGGGAAAATCTTCCCCTTTCTCGGCTGGGCGGACAGGCTGAAAAGGAAGGTGGTGGTAGACATGGGTGCAGTACCCCATTTGGCCAGGGGGGCGGATGTGATGTCTCCTGGAGTGGTTAGGGTAGAAGGCGAGATAAAGCCTGGGGAAATCGTGGCCGTGGTGGACGAAAGGCACGGAAAGGCACTTGCAGTTGGGGAGGCTTTGGTGGCTGGAGGTGAAATGATGGGGAGAAAAGGTAAGGTGGTCAGAAATCTACATCATGTGGGAGATGCGATTTGGAAATTGGCGGGAGGAGGAACTTAA